In Rutidosis leptorrhynchoides isolate AG116_Rl617_1_P2 chromosome 2, CSIRO_AGI_Rlap_v1, whole genome shotgun sequence, one genomic interval encodes:
- the LOC139893765 gene encoding HMG1/2-like protein yields the protein MKGGNSTAVVKKADTKLAVKKTAAKEKGFKDPNKPKRPASAFFVFMEQFRKQFKDENPDNKSVAALNKAGGAKWKAMSPSEKAPFVTKADKRKMEYEKTMDAYNKKLAGGGNDEEEESDNSKSEVNNEEDEDSSDEEDDD from the exons ATGAAAGGGGGCAACTCAACCGCCGTTGTGAAGAAAGCCGATACGAA GTTAGCTGTGAAGAAAACTGCTGCTAAAGAGAAAGGTTTCAAGGATCCTAACAAACCTAAGAGACCTGCTAGTGCCTTTTTTGTATTCAT ggagcaatttaGGAAGCAATTTAAAGATGAGAATCCTGACAACAAATCTGTTGCTGCTTTGA ataagg CTGGTGGGGCAAAATGGAAGGCAATGTCACCCTCT GAGAAGGCACCCTTCGTAACCAAAGCTGACAAAAGGAAGATGGAATATGAGAAGACCATGGACGCCTACAACAaaaaattg GCTGGAGGTGGTAATGATGAGGAAGAAGAGTCTGACAATTCTAAGTCAGAAGTCAACAATGAGGAAGATGAGGACAGTTCAGAT gaggaagatgatgattaa